GCTGGAGATGATTAATGTCGGGATTTAACTTGACTTCATATTAACATTGGTTCAGGTGGTTCATCATCTGCTTTCTTTAGTAGCAGTAGCATATTCAATGTTGAGTGGGGAAGGGCAGCTTTACACATACATGGTCCTGATCTCTGAGACAACTACTCCAGGAATCAATTTGAGATGGTAATCTTGCTCTTATTATACttgaattttaatatttcaatgtatttctttgtttatgtttttgttgtttttgtgaaGGTATCTCGATGTTGCCGGTATGAAAAGGTCCAAAGCTTATCTCATCAATGGGGTCGTAATATTCCTTGCTTGGATGGTGGGGTTAAACCTCATTATGTTGAATGTATATAATTCTCATTATGCGCCTATTGGACTTGTTGCTTACCGAAATTGTCTATTTGCAGGTTGCCAGAATACTTTTGTTCGTTTACATGTTTTACCATGTCTACTTGCATTTTGATCAGGTAATTACTATAAAGACACTGAACTTGAAAATTATCTGGTTTGTGGTGCTTTATAGGTTGCAGATCTTGACTTCAACTTTTggcattttaaattttagaatATACCTgtgtattttaatttaaaatttcaagtaGGATATACAAGAGCACCAGAAAGTAAAGTTTTTGGGAGGATTTCAAATGGTTATTTCAAGAAGTGCCATTAGGAAAAAAGAATTTCCTAAAACTATTGTTAATCTGGATAGCAGCGCGGAATGGCCAACCTTGATAGCATGTTGTGGGATGacctttatttgaattttttgttggtGATTAATTCTATAAACACGTAGTTACTATAAAATGCAAAGCATTAAAAGGATACCTCATACCGGAGTGTGCATGAGAGATATAGTGTATACTGTATATATAGGAAGGAAATGCAGGGGTATAAACTATCCTAGATTTTActtcagttttttattttgcagttttttatttttaacaaggAAATCAGATAAAGCTTTATATTGCAATGTTTATACCTAGAGAGTTTGACAACCCAACACTGGTTCTTGGCTATGTATTAGTGACTTCAGAGGAGTAAATAGAAATGGTAAAAATATAGGTTTAAGGAATTAAATGGTGGCACTGGCAATTGAAGgattaaaaacaaaagttttttgAGAGAAGGGTTTTGGTGGGATGCTTCTCTAGTTCTATGAGATTCAAAGAAGTGCTAGCGACAAGAGACAATTAATGAATCAATAGGGTTTGAAACAAAGGGTTAAGGTTCTAGGTGGTGTGATTCAAACATGCATCATAAGGTCAGACACAAGTGTTATAAAACACAGTCCTTATGTAAAACTTCTTAAAATTAGAATTTATACAATGTTGTTAAACAAAATAGTAAAAAGatatgttttcaaaaaaaaaaaaaatagtaataagaTAGTGAATGGAGCGATAGTTAGAGAAGGTCATAAGTTTTACCAATCCTTAAGCACCAAAGCTAGGGAGTGAAGAATTTACAAGCTTGCTAAAGGCAGATATTAGAAAAACAAGAGACTTGAATAAATTGTAATGTGTCACAAAACATCATGTTTAGCAAAAGTCTAAGAGATACATTCATGAGCTTTTCAATGAGAAAAGTGACAACATTGTGCTTTATCGCTGTTGTCATGGCAGTGATCAGGGAAAGGGATGAAACCATGAACTCGTGAGAGGCTAAGCTCACAACTTAAACTTCTAAGATTATTTGGTTTAAGAACATGATGTAGTAGACGAGTACTCTGTTTCAATCTATAAGAACAATGGTGATATACAAAACACAAATTGGATGGGATTAAGATCATGACTCATATGATGAAGCTATAGGAGGATGAGCGGATGACTGAGGGAAGATTAAAACAAGAAATCCATATTACAGGAAAATAGTGTAGATTAATGCCTAGAATGTCAATATATGAAAATTGATGGAGAGATAtcagataaataaaaaagatttatgcACGGTTAAGTTTATATGTAAATGTGTGTGATAGAGTTCCCATAGATGATAGATGTATTGTGGAAGGCTCtagaagagagagaaactcGTGTTGTTATATTCTAATAATCACAGATGTGTATAACGTTGTCACAACTCAAATCCAGTGTGAGAATACAAAGTAGATGTAAGTGGTATGTCTTTGTatataatttatgataaaacatTTTATCGTCTTTTGATCCACATGATTTATCCTATCTattagaattattttttttttacaaatagtAGAATAATGTTTTAGTTGTTGTATTGTATCTGCATACTATCTTGGATGATAACTGGTCTAGATTATGGATCTATTTGTTTCATATAAGATCATTCTCTGAACATCCATCTCATTATCAGTGGTTGAGGCGAAAAGATCAATGTTTACTATGTTAGTGTATTGTGCCTATAGACATGTAAATATACCACCATACCTGCTTAACAACTAAGGATCGCATTATATTCTTCAATCATTCAACAGGTTGAGAAGATGCACATCGTTGGACAGATACTGGTAATAGTTGTGCCAATTGTACTATCTGTTATgaacttggtttggtttgcaAAGATTGTTAGAGGATTGAGGAAGACACTGGCAAAGAGGCAATGATAATCTGCTTAGAAATGCTTACTACAGAAACATGTATAGGTTTCCCTGTTTATATATGTCACCTTGTCTGAACTGCACTGAAAGATGTAACAGTATCCAATTATAGTTTTATATATAGTTTGGATCCCGAAACCTAATCTGTTTTTGGTGTTAATGTAGATATATAAATGCTTCACAAGTTTTCAACTTTATACCAAATGTcttataattttagttttatttagTATCTCACATTGTAAACCAGTAATGGTTGGATCTATAATCCTACGAACGTGCAAAACCAGGCTTTAAATTCCGACGCTCATATTTAGTGTTTAAGAACTCATCGGATTTTATAGGAAGCGTAAAAAAGGGatctatttattttagatttaaaataaataattcaccTTCGAGTACAAGTGATTAATACCAACTATAGTGAACAAATCAAGTCCTTCCTGCATGAACATATTGGTGATGAAGCAGGGAAAAAGAGGTTTCCTTTGGGCAATTTAGCACATTTTTCAATCGCTCAAGGAAGCAAAAATCAAACTCTCGTCCCTCACATTATGCATTGCAGCAGTGCTAACCACTCTCCTTTAGTTCATGTTCTTTTGAATCAGTTTGTGTCACCCACCTTGTTAATGGTTTGAGTTTGAGCACTGAGGCCATAAGGTGAAGGAAATAAGAAGACAAAATTTCTCAGTGTGGAACTCCTTGTCTTTCATGAAGTCTTCAAACTTCAACTGAGCTCGTGCTGCCTGCTCATGTTTCTTCGTATTGGTGGAGTTGCGTGACTGGTACTTCTTCAACTGATTCAGTTTCATCATCAAAATTTGAATCAAAGGAAGAAGTTGAAATTTGTTGAACGATATCCTCTATGTGCCATTACCGAAATCAGGATTTTTGTGGTTTTGTTTGTGAAAATGTGAAGGAAAATAAGGATTAAAAATGGTGTTTTGTGAAGTGGTTGCAGCTACAATTTCAAGGAAATGGAACAAAGGTGAAGATGTGAGCTTTAGGTTTTTATTGTGGTGTAATTTCACTGAACATCAATCATAGTCCTACTTGCAGAATAGATGTAAGGGAAAATCTAGCATGCCTTTGTCTCAATACAACTCTTACTGCTTAGTCACTTGCATCACACATCAATTCGACGACGGGGTTTTCTCAATTTGGTGCAACTACTATGACAAGAGTTGTCAATGTTATGAGAGCTTTCATCAAACTCAAATGTTACTTCATACAATAATTGAATTATCTGTGGATATAtgttagcttcatgcttatgaAAAAATGTATCTGTCGATACATATACGTATGGATATTTTTGTCATTCCAATATGAACCcatagagaagaagaagaagaagagaagagaagagagaagaacAAATGAGGTTAGAGTTCTAGTAGAATATAGAAGTCTAAACAATACAAGtcaaatagaaatatataaatactaAGTGCAAAAGACTAAACTACCATTAATACAACATACCTAATAATATTAAGTATTAATACATGCAAATtggaaaattttatatatacataaatataTTCAAATTGATAGGTCTAAGTTTATATAATCGCTCCCATTAGATTTTTTAGAACTGGAGTCAACAAAGGAATTATCTATTGAATTTGGTGAAGAAAAATGTATGCCTTGATCATTATGTACCACTGGCACTGGGATTAACAGAGAACTGAAAGGGAATGGGAGATTTAGATATTTTGTAGTCCTACTATTCCCTTCTTCATTTGACATATCACTAAGAAAGCATGCACTTGACTCTGGCTCCTGCAATATAAGGCAGAATAATAAATATGGGTCGTGCTAAACGATATATGTTCCTGGGTAAtggttaaagaaacaaaattagaaataaaagtAAGAGTCGTAAGtagaaatgatttttttaaaaaacatttcaaGAATTGAATGCACTATTTTCAAGATTATATtatcaattttgttttcttaatcaTTGTCTCACGGAACCGTTTAacatttttcaataaataaatattttaatggTGAGTGTGATTGGACATATCTAGTATTTGTGAGGTGTAAAACTATTGTACAATGTCAATATatgcaaattaatttaaataaagttgttgtacaaaaataaataaattaaagttcCCTTTATATAGATTTTACTGTAAGAAGATTATGAAAATTTCACAATATACAAAGTGACATTGGTTGTCCGATAAATACACCTAAAATGGTAAAAAGTTCTAaggatattttatatgttaGAAAACAGGGCTAATCTATGGTTCACAGGTGGTCcatcgtggacaagtgatctactgaatatgaattttacgaaattcattgttggattgaaagtttatatcatatagatcatccataaattttttaaaattttttaaaaatcatttgatatgttattgagacccatcaagatttacgttatttaataaaccgttaattttgatgtgtctcaataacatatcaactgatttttagtttttcgaaatttttctatggatgatctatatgatataaactttcaatccaatggtggattttgtaaaattcgtatccgttataatgttatttgtaactggtccaccatggaccacttgatgaagtgatccatattagaatttacctagaAAACAGATTTAAAAATGGTTTTCCGCACTTAAGGTGTATGAATTTTGCAGCTAGATTTTTTAGACAGAAAAAAAGCTATAGATTATAGAAAATGATTTTATGCTTGAATACTTACTTTGTTTTTAGGTGATTTTATACTTAAATATTCTTCAAAAGTTTGATGGTAAAAGTaggaaagaaattaaaataggaAAAGTCATACTTTTATCATCAAACTAAATAGCATCAAACTTTCacgaaaattaaaataaatagcaTCAACCTTTTagcatgattttttatttactataaataacattatagaaAATAGGGTTTGATGTTCCCGTCAagttaactcagttgatagggatatcgcattatatatgtaggagttGGGGTTCGAACGCCGGACACtccacatatttatatttaaggtgaaatttctagccgtcaaactacttgacaaaaaaaagggTTTGATACCTGATTTAGATCATAATGATCCATTTCACTTGTTTGTGAAAGTCCTTTGTTGAATAACGTCTGATGTTCTTGACTGATATTCCTCGATCTGAAGAAGTGCAATGAAATTTATGTGAAGGAAATTAATAATCataatgtaataaaaaaataatccctccgtcccaaaatataagcaaaaaatggtCATTAAAAGTCAATGTATTTAACCAAGTCATTGGACTCAGGTGGTTAATAAGCTTCACCAAAAATGACGGATTTTGGGAGAACTCGGGTTCGATttctgggtggaacaatttcttggtcagactttacttacctcgcggccgaactctggactactagggcccctttcccctaggaaccagagggttataaatcaaaaaataaaatcaaagtatttggttcaaatctttaatcaaatacatcaagttttttgacttatttttgggacggagggaatacgtttatttagtataaaaaattgtttattttatatgcaAGTAAAAAATgaccaataataaaaaattgttcttaAGGTGATGGTCAGAGATTCAATTCTCAACTCCTGCGTAGAAAATAGCTTAAATGAAAAGGAAGAATTCACCTGATATGCAACACAAATTTCATGATAGAAATTAATCACTAATGAGAATTTGTTTACTATATATGCATCACAAAGAAGAGGTCTAAATTATGTACCTTTGGGGCGAATAAGTGGAACATGTTGAATGATTATTGAATTTTGCATTTTCTTCCAGTATTGGTGCAAGACTCCTCTGTCCCTTAACGTTTCTGTACATCTATAATAACAATCCAGAATATCTTTcttaagatatatatatatatatatatatatatatatatatatatatatatatatatatatatatatatatatatatatatatatatattgatggaaatatcaaatattttttatataatctcCCTCTTTTATATAATCTActgatcaaatattttttataggcaatattttttgtgtgttaataATATATAGGTATGGCTACGTTACTTGGTTTGTACACCATTCAAAAATGGTGTATAAAATGGTATAAATTAAGATGAACTTTCAccattttaagtaaaaaatgaactttataataataaaaaaattgttaaaattatACTTCAGTAAATAATATGGTCCACCTTTGGACCGGATTTATATTAAACAACTCCCTAATTaataccaaaagaaaaataaaaaaatagacaattACCTCAAAAAAGACCAaatcatatattatattttttacatttaacATAAGCTTAAAACCATGACAAAGATtacattttagattttttggGAAATGAAAAACAGATTTTTAGACTTTAATCAAATCCagaaatattaatattagtatatagtatgtatttttttttttgatcgacttaatattagtatatatatatactccagTTTATATTTTGTTGGGGTTGGTAATCACTAATCATATAGATTAGACTCATCCTTATAGTcacctatattttatttttttggttgatggacgaaatgacaaagtcattgaaaactcacacacataagtGGAGTGACCGGTATTCGAATCCCGATCCTGACATCCGAAATTaataatttcgacatttctgaCAGTTAAGCTAAGATTTGTGGACTGTcacctatatatttttttacgcaTTATTCTCACCTGTATATATGAATGTTTACCAATCATACATTATTATAAAGTTATAGGATAGGATTAGGCTATTAGCAAAGAGGGTAATTAACATATATTTTTGCCAAAAGAAGAATGCAAAACATGTACGTAATCATGGTGAAAACTAGCACATCCGAGAGAGAAAGTGTAGAACCGATTTTCAAACCGAtattaaaagtataaaaagtgaTTATCTTTCTTTAAAGCTTACACAAACAGCCGTGTGCTTttatagcatctcaaaaaagcAAGCTAGAACACGTTTGTTTTCATTGATCCAAACGAGATAAAAGGAATTATATTTCATGCATGTgtctaaattttactttttctttgaATCACATAATTACATATAATGCTCATGTACCTAACTTAGCTAATGCTAAATGCCTCATATAATTAACTATTTAATTTACATATATTGCGCATGctcaaaatacattttaaattaatttgaagtgttaacaaaaattatagTATTTGTTTAATCTTTGGATGAGGAAGATGAATGAATACCTTGAAGAGCTAGGTGTGCTTTTAGTCATAGT
This portion of the Trifolium pratense cultivar HEN17-A07 linkage group LG3, ARS_RC_1.1, whole genome shotgun sequence genome encodes:
- the LOC123917270 gene encoding myb family transcription factor MPH1-like — translated: MKNNNNSKRSGVRKYHKSEQPRLRWTPELHEYFVQTVEGLGGKHKASPKHILNMMQVKGLRISHIKSHLQMYRNVKGQRSLAPILEENAKFNNHSTCSTYSPQRSRNISQEHQTLFNKGLSQTSEMDHYDLNQEPESSACFLSDMSNEEGNSRTTKYLNLPFPFSSLLIPVPVVHNDQGIHFSSPNSIDNSFVDSSSKKSNGSDYINLDLSI